In the Setaria italica strain Yugu1 chromosome VI, Setaria_italica_v2.0, whole genome shotgun sequence genome, one interval contains:
- the LOC101753308 gene encoding uncharacterized protein LOC101753308 — MHGCTRPLGTGTHIHSPAAYFTLYSARAMATCRSLLMVPVTLCFFLLVLPAQSKENLAVVIFYGTARCKSNPSKIISNATLHVTINGTTLATGKTTSMGRFLMAARVTSKDQLSSLVSKKAVITAPRQACGMPAASVAARKLAAQADLNGHRILADNSGDLVDDDDIREIIDLLGDPTVPDPIQRLIDDILSSGETSAGYMDNITVFTDQVPVPEVAAFWNFIENSGLDASVFVDVLNNFVGIPNIERNI; from the exons ATGCATGGGTGCACCAGACCACTAGGCACTGGCACTCACATACATTCTCCAGCTGCATACTTCACACTGTACTCAGCGCGTGCCATGGCAACCTGCAGGAGCCTTCTCATGGTCCCGGTCACTctctgcttcttcctcctcgtgctcccAGCACAGAGCAAGGAGAACCTTGCCGTCGTCATCTTCTACGGCACAGCCCGATGCAAGAGCAACCCCTCCAAGATCATCAGCA ATGCAACCCTGCATGTGACCATCAATGGCACCACCCTCGCCACCGGCAAAACGACGAGCATGGGCCGGTTCTTGATGGCGGCGAGGGTGACCTCAAAAGATCAGCTCAGCTCCCTGGTGAGCAAAAAGGCGGTCATCACCGCTCCTCGACAGGCGTGCGGCATGCCTGCAGCGTCCGTCGCTGCGAGGAAGCTGGCTGCACAGGCGGACCTGAATGGCCACAGGATTCTCGCCGACAATTCTGGCGActtggttgatgatgatgatatccGGGAGATAATTGATCTGCTCGGTGACCCTACAGTCCCCGATCCTATACAAAGActcattgatgatatcttgagTTCGGGTGAGACTAGTGCAGGCTATATGGACAATATCACCGTCTTCACTGATCAGGTGCCAGTGCCGGAGGTTGCTGCCTTCTGGAATTTCATTGAGAACAGTGGATTGGACGCCTCTGTTTTCGTGGACGTCCTCAACAACTTCGTGGGCATACCCAATATTGAGAGGAATATTTAA
- the LOC101753719 gene encoding uncharacterized protein LOC101753719, producing the protein MHGCTRPLGTGTHIHSPAAYFTLYSARAMATCRSLLMVPVTLCFFLLVLPAQSKENLAVVIFYGTARCKSNPSKIISNATLHVTINGTTLATGKTTSMGRFLMAARVTSKDQLSSLVSKKAVITAPRQACGMPAASVAARKLAAQADLNGHRILADNSGDLVDDDDIREIIDLLGDPTVPDPIQRLIDDILSSGETSAGYMDNITVFTDQVPVPEVAAFWNFIENSGLDASVLVDVLNNFVGIPNIERNI; encoded by the exons ATGCATGGGTGCACCAGACCACTAGGCACTGGCACTCACATACATTCTCCAGCTGCATACTTCACACTGTACTCAGCGCGTGCCATGGCAACCTGCAGGAGCCTTCTCATGGTCCCGGTCACTctctgcttcttcctcctcgtgctcccAGCGCAGAGCAAGGAGAACCTTGCCGTCGTCATCTTCTACGGCACAGCCCGATGCAAGAGCAACCCCTCCAAGATCATCAGCA ATGCAACCCTGCATGTGACCATCAATGGCACCACCCTCGCCACCGGCAAAACGACGAGCATGGGCCGGTTCTTGATGGCGGCGAGGGTGACCTCAAAAGATCAGCTCAGCTCCCTGGTGAGCAAAAAGGCGGTCATCACCGCTCCTCGACAGGCGTGCGGCATGCCTGCAGCGTCCGTCGCTGCGAGGAAGCTGGCTGCACAGGCGGACCTGAATGGCCACAGGATTCTCGCCGACAATTCTGGCGActtggttgatgatgatgatatccGGGAGATAATTGATCTGCTCGGTGACCCTACAGTCCCCGATCCTATACAAAGActcattgatgatatcttgagTTCGGGTGAGACTAGTGCAGGCTATATGGACAATATCACCGTCTTCACTGATCAGGTGCCAGTGCCGGAGGTTGCTGCCTTCTGGAATTTCATTGAGAACAGTGGATTGGACGCCTCTGTCCTCGTGGACGTCCTCAACAACTTCGTGGGCATACCCAATATTGAGAGGAATATTTAA